From the genome of Pseudomonas yamanorum, one region includes:
- a CDS encoding SDR family NAD(P)-dependent oxidoreductase: MNRLNGKIAVVTGGNSGIGLASAIRFAAEGAQVVIVGRRQEELDKALVLIGHDAVAIQGDISNLQDLERVFAQIKTDKGHIDVLFANAGLGDLEPIGSITEESFDRTFGVNVKGTLFTVQNALPLMSAGGSIVLTGSTTASMGTAAFSVYSASKGALRNFARSWTLDLQGTGIRVNVLSPGPTTTPGLDRALSGTGQKDAIVDSMVTRVPLGRMGLPDEVANAALFLASDESSFMTGSEMFVDGGFAQV, from the coding sequence ATGAACAGACTCAACGGAAAAATCGCAGTCGTCACCGGTGGCAACAGCGGGATTGGCTTGGCCAGTGCCATACGTTTTGCGGCCGAAGGCGCACAGGTCGTTATCGTCGGACGTCGCCAAGAGGAACTGGACAAAGCGTTGGTCCTGATCGGGCATGACGCCGTTGCAATCCAGGGCGACATTTCAAATCTGCAGGATCTGGAGCGGGTATTCGCGCAGATCAAAACAGACAAAGGCCACATTGATGTGTTGTTTGCCAATGCAGGCTTGGGGGATCTGGAACCCATCGGATCGATCACCGAGGAATCATTTGATCGCACATTTGGCGTGAACGTGAAAGGCACGCTGTTTACCGTTCAAAACGCGTTGCCATTGATGAGCGCCGGCGGCTCGATTGTGCTGACAGGTTCGACGACCGCTTCGATGGGCACCGCAGCGTTCAGCGTGTACAGCGCCTCGAAAGGTGCACTGCGAAACTTTGCCAGAAGCTGGACGTTGGATCTGCAAGGCACGGGTATTCGGGTCAACGTGCTTTCACCTGGGCCAACGACGACGCCTGGTTTGGACCGAGCGCTTTCGGGAACCGGCCAGAAGGATGCGATTGTCGACTCGATGGTGACGCGCGTGCCGTTGGGTCGTATGGGTTTGCCAGATGAAGTGGCGAATGCGGCATTGTTCCTGGCGTCGGATGAAAGCAGCTTCATGACAGGCAGCGAGATGTTTGTGGATGGTGGTTTCGCTCAGGTGTGA
- a CDS encoding winged helix-turn-helix transcriptional regulator, with product MSNSTFNCGLDAALAVIGGKWKPLVLFHLAHEVHRYGELRRAVGGVTDKVLIQQLKELERDEIIDRIDFKEIPPKVEYSLTPFGRSLAKALGPLCQWGTEHMLAVERISERRTGALAQP from the coding sequence ATGTCGAATAGCACCTTTAATTGCGGGCTCGACGCCGCCCTGGCGGTGATTGGCGGGAAATGGAAACCGTTGGTCCTGTTCCACCTGGCCCATGAAGTTCACCGTTATGGCGAACTGCGGCGTGCAGTTGGCGGCGTGACGGATAAGGTGCTGATCCAGCAGTTGAAAGAGCTGGAACGCGATGAAATCATCGATCGCATCGACTTCAAGGAAATCCCGCCGAAGGTCGAATACTCCCTGACCCCATTCGGGCGTTCGCTGGCCAAGGCCTTGGGGCCTCTTTGCCAATGGGGCACCGAGCATATGTTGGCGGTTGAACGCATCAGCGAACGCCGAACAGGCGCCCTCGCCCAGCCTTGA